The following is a genomic window from Hemitrygon akajei chromosome 6, sHemAka1.3, whole genome shotgun sequence.
aagtgacatgatgggggggagggggtatcCAACTGCTGTGCTAACCGATGATTAATATTCTCATACAGTTCTTGGTTTAGTTAGTAGCATTCATTAGTTCAACAAAATCAAGAACACAGTTTAGCACAGCTCTCTGTACAGTGCAGTAATATTGAAAGCAGCATATTTTACTTGATTCATTTGCTGCTTAAATAGTTCAGAGGTGTATGCAAAGGATTCCTTCTTAAAAAGAGTACAGAGTTCCTGCATGTTGTCCAACTGTCTGCTGAGCCACCCCCCAAATATAGATTAAATCATCATCCTACTGATGTTTAAGGAACCCTTTTTACACAACATTGACTTGATTTTATATATCAAAACAACAGTAATACAAGTAGCTCTTTTGGTGGTGTACTCACCTCAGAGTCCAATAAGTTGTGGGGTTCAAGGCTTAGTGTAGAAATTAGGGCACATAAACCTGGGCTCCCAGGCTAGGGTAGTGGAGAGATTGTGCTCCCTTGTGGGAGCTGTAACTGTATCTTGCTTCATAAACCCGAGACTACTGACTCAGAGTTTCAAtcaatcaaagtacatttattatcaaagagtaAGATTATCCTGGAGAAAAATTATTCCTGTTGTCTTGCCAGCACTAATTCCATTAACCAACATCTCCAAAGGAAACAAGTCAACTTGTCATTATGGCTTTGCCATTTGTGGGGACAGCTAGTGTGAGCCATGTTTCCTTTACTATTACATGGCAAAAATACTTCATCAGCTCTGTTGGGAAACCCTGAGATTGTGCAAGTGCAAagcttttccttttaaaagtaaTTAATTGATTAGGAGAATCTTTATGTAGATATATACTGTTTAAAAATCTAAATTTATCTATAACCCTTATTGTATTTACCTTAACATCTGTTCAGAGGATGTCTGTTCTGAATCTGTTGAACCCAAGCATCACATTGCCTGTGACTTCAGCTGGTCAGGATGACCATAACCCTGAAGAAGACGGGACTGTGCTAAACAGGGTGACACCTGAGCCATACCCCATCTATGAATCTTGGGCAGGTAGCATGAGCTTACCTGAAGAGAGATATTAACTGAACCAAGATTCTGAAGGTTAGAGGGCCTTGACTGAATCTATTGTCGGTGCTATTCCCCTTATACATTGTGTTTGAAGCTACTGCCTCATGTTGGGGTATGGATTCTATACAGCTGATTTGACTGAATGGTTATAATTGGTGGAGTAGAGTACATGTAACAACATATTTGTTACTGAACTGGTGTGAAGTCACAATTAGAGTTCAACCACTATTGTTCAGGGATGACGAGTTCAAATCCCATCACAGCAGCTGGGAAATGTATAGATAAATCTACCATGAAATTTCCAGATTATAATATAAATCTATCTGGTTCAGGGAAGATAAGTCCTCCATATCTAGGCTTACAAGGATGTGTCCCTTTATCCACTAATGAGGTTTACTCTTAACTGGCCTCAAATGAGACCTGTAACGGAGTGGGAGCATTTTAAGTGCTGCTTCACCAGTAAATGAATGAAACCAAAATGATTAATATGTGAGCCTAAATTTTCAGTGTTAGTAAGTTGTTTATGGAGATATTGCAGCCAGAACTCTTGCTGTTCTCACCTGATCATCACATACAGACACATTCAAGCAACAATCTGAAAAGGAATCATTACTTATTTCTCATCCCCAGCATACCAGTGCCAATGATCATGCCATACCATTGCTGCAGCTGAACTCAGCATGAATACAATTTTGTTTCTAGGCAGGCACTTAGAAAACTAGACTAAAGTTACATAAGGTAAATGCTTCAGTGGCAATGTGTCAGTTTTTTAAATACATATTTGCTTTTATGAGCAGAGATTTTCTACCTTCTGACTTGTTCTTGAGGGCTGTATCTTTTAAATGTCTGTTCTGATTTGGTACGGAAAATGATTGAAAAAAGATAGAATAAATTTGCATGAATAATAAAAAAGGTTTCTATAAGAAATTAAGGAAGAGaatagaaacattaaaaaaaaaattgttagtCCTGTTTTTCAAAAGGGTAGCAGTAAATGTTTCCCTAGATTCTGGAACCAACCCAGCAGATTGGAAGGGAACAAATTTAACACCTTAATTCAGGAAGTTCTCAGATCAGATTCAatactggagtcaattattaTAGAAGTGGCAAacgttcaaaaggaatatttgctTGACCAATCTGATAGAGCTTCTTGACAATACTGAAGATAAATAGCAAGGTAGATTAAAGCTAAGCAGCAAATGtgtatttcatttttaaaaaggTATTTCACAAAGTGCTACACTAAGTGTTGGTATCTTAAATTAAGGGTTCCCAGAGTTCAGAGTAATAAACTACTCTAGGTCAAGATTCAGatttgtcacatctacattgAAATAGACAGAGAAATACGACGTtttcattaacaaccaacacactcaaggatgtgctggaaacagcctgcaagtgttgccacacattccagcggcaacatagcaagcccatatgctcaacagaacagcacagaacacaacagtAGAACGAGCCCTGTTCCTACGTCCCACCCATCCACCGATCCATGTCCTTTAACCTCAGAACAGGCTGTCTTTGGCCTCCAGCCTCACACGTTTCCAGTTTGTCAAATTCTAAACTCATGAGCCTTGTTAAATACTAACTGCTAGCATTTCACACAAAATAATTCAGCTTCTTCCATGTCTGAAGAAGCACAATTAGTATCTGGAATGGAGATCAAGTACAGGATAATTAAAACTTGCTCTGGCATTCAATGCATACTGGCCCAAGTTGGAAGTTATTTAATGATGAGACTAAATATAAGAGATTTCATAAATGATGTGTACAAATTAGAACAAACAAGAAAAATAAAAGCAAGTAATGGATATAATGCTTGTTTTTCAGATTTTGATTGCAAGCTATTGCAccctcctcccttccccacccctgcACGGTGTGTCCTTAGTAACACTGGGGCTTCTCCCAGAACTTCCAGTTGTCAAACTGAGCCTAGTTGAACCTTGTACTTCTCCACATGTGCTATTTCTTGTCCAGTATTTGGAAAGCCTACAGCTCAGAAGTGAAGGAAGGTGGCAGAATAGTTGGTTTGAAAGAGAGGCAGACATTGGTTGGGAGACACGAACAGGGAggagtgaggagagagagagaaagagggaaggggaTTGAGAGCCAGAGAAAGGGGAAGGTATGAACAAGGGCCAATATAAAGAGTAGATTGGGAGGAGGGCTGGGGGTTTTGAACTATTAATTTTGTAGTAAGGTATTGTATGTGTAAATGTATGCAACGCATACGATTTAAGCCATTAAGTTCATTGAAGCCGTGTAGTTTTTATGGAATTACTGTTACTATATTTCAAACAATTGTCCctcctccagagaaaacaaacacaGCCTCTCCAATTTTATAACTGAAATGCTGTAATCCAGGAAACATCTGGTTAATCTGCTCTGCATCTTCTCCAATGCAATTACATCCGTCCTACTGCAACAGTATGCTCCACGTGAGGCTGAACCAATGTGTAATTAAGTTGCAACATAACATTCCCGGCTGTCAAGACAAATTTACTTTTATTTGGCAGAGCCAAACCCTTGGGGCAGCGTTCAGTTTCGTCCCTTGATGTGATTAAAAATTGTTCTAAAATCTCAGCATTGAGTTATTATTGACCAGAAAAAAAGTGTATTAATTTCTACACCAAAATGCCCATTGTTATTTATGACTGATATTGACGTTGTCAGACTAGGATAACACCATGTTAGTGTGATCTTCATCCGTGTAACGCCTACTTTTTGGATGTTGCACGGATTCCAGAGGCAGCTGCATGTAGAATATTAAAATACTTAACTGGAGGAAGCAGGAGTGAAATGCGTTGCATGTATCTAGTGTTCAAACCCCCATCATGTTAAACTTTTCATCAATTTAAGTTGTATCAACATGACGTTGTTTCAATATTACTATCAGCATACAAAAGGACGCCCCAGCCTCATGCAACTAATCGACCGCAATAAGTCCAAACACGTTTGACTTGACAAGGAATAAGAATtgaaaatgttcaaagtaaatttattctcaaagtacatatatgagattcattttcttgcgagcattcacagaaaatacaagacacacaatagaatcaatgaaaggccgcgCCCAACAGGACGGAAAACAATTAACTATGCAAACACAAAAagcgaaaaaaaaacaataacatcgagaacgtgagatgaagagtccgcAGGCTGTTCAGTGACGGGGTGAGTGAAATCATTCCATCTGGCCTGATAGTTGGAGAacagctgctcctgaacctggtggtgtggggtcctTCCTTCGCAgcatctgagagagagagagagagagagcatggcctggatagtggggattcgcgacgacggatgctgcttttctgctacagtgctccatgtaaatgtgctcaatggtggtgcAATTTGCTTCCCTTTTGAACTCCCGCTTTACGGGAATTTTGTTAATTCATCTGCGCCCAGCATAGAGTTATGAACCAAGATAGCAGATCGCCTCCCTGCGTGCTGCATTGCCTGAACACCGAGGTTAAAGTGTGAGCGGCTGCGAAGTGCGTGTCCCAGCCCCCGTGGACGTGGCTAATCAGCATTCGGCTGCAGCGTCGGATTACCTAGTGACGCATTCTGCAAGTGTTGAGCTGTGTTTTGTGTCCGGGCCAACACCACTcactcctcctccaccaccattatGATAAACCTTCCTTTGAGCTCACGACTTCTTTccgatttttttttgctttgccaGTTTTTGTTTAAATCGTGAATAAACCGAATGGTCACCGGTGACCTCAAGGATGGCAAGGAGAGCGAGTAAGAACTGGGGAGACCAAGAGATCAAAGGATTGTTGTCCATTTGGAAAGACAGGTCCATTCAGGATCAGCTGGCCGGAACAGTGAGGAATAAAGATGTGTTCGTGAGGATCTCCAACAACCTTAAAGAATTAGGGGTCAATCGCGATTGGAAGCAATGCCGGGCCAAAGTGAAGAACCTGAAATACGAATACAGGATCATGGTGAACCAAAGGAAATCCGGCAGGATGTGCAAATCCATGCGGTTCTACAATGAAATTGATGCGGTGTTAGGATGTCGTAATCCCCAGACCGAGGGAGTTCAGGGCAGAACCTTCCTTAACGTGGTCATCAAAGAGGAAGAAGAAGGGAAATTACAAAATGCACTGCCCCCGGTCTCTTCAGCCTCCGAAAACATTACAGGTAGCCAGTAATTAATTTCCAGTGGGGAAATTAATAATTAATTGCGTAATTTTAACGTATGTTTTGTAAAATTAAATTAACCCTAATGGTACAGTTTTACAAAATGTGGTGACGGAAACGGCAACTAAGAAGGTATCGAACACAGGTTTAAGGGCGCGTATTAGGCGTCCGAGAATATTATGCTCTTCGGTGTATGGAATTCAGAATTTTATATTCTCTTACTTCACGCAAACCTAGAGACCTGAAATTACTTGTAGTGCCAGAAAATAAGATTGTCGAAAAGGTAGAACATTGAATATTAAAATCATAGTTAAAAACTACACCAACTTACAGTTAAAAATCTTTACTCCCCAGTCCCTATGTTTAATATATCAGACTCTCCTCTGGAGTTGCATGTTCTATTGAACGTTCTCCGCATACACCctgaaaattatttttttctgatattcAGAGCACAGATTACCGATGCTTCGAAGGCATGTTACTGTGAGGAGTGGTGATTGCAGGGAGGACGTTTCGGGGAATTGCGGGCCAACGTTGCATGATTTTCAAGCTAAGAATTTGGCCTCTTTTTTGGTTGCATTTATAAGTAAATTCCAGTGGATAGAGACCGCAACGTCCTACCCGTATCAACCCATGGCATTTGCATCTGATCGGGCAATCAAGTGTAGTTTGCATTGGCATTCAAAACGTTGACGCCCACATGTTTAGAAGAGAAATGATCTCTCTCGGGCAAAGAAACTTGCTTTCACTTCTTTTTTGACGGGGCTGTTTCTTATATTCCTCAAATACAATAATAACCAGATCATCGAAAAGCAGTGGCAATTATAGAATAAAATAGGTCCATTTAATGTAAGAGAaattatacaatatacatcctgaaattatgcCCTTTTAAAGAAGTCTTATTACAGCTCTAAAATTGTATCAAAAGACTGCACAAAGTTAATTATTTTGAAACCCAATGACAGAATGTAGCAGAATATTCCAATTTATTTTACAAACTATATTTTCAGCACTTTTGTTTTAATTTCATATTTTATGATTTGATTCATAGTTAAAGGTTGCAAAAGTTATAACATATCTCTAGTATTTTGATATTTTCACCCATGTGTAGTCTACATTGCCTTACAATATATACAGATAATCATCACTTTATTCGTGAGTTATTTTGTTCTGTAGACATTTTGAGGTTAACTGTTTATCTGTTTGTCTGCTTGCTCTATCAGATTTAGCCATAAAGCTGGTGTCTGCCAAGATCTTCTGCAATAGGATTTAAACTTATGTTGATCCCCAACCTGCGATGTGCTGAATTTGCTGGTCAGAGTCTGCAGTATAACTAAAAGTAACAGTTGTTCTGCCTAGAATGTATGATGTCTCATCCCCTGTCTGTGCTGAGCTACCATCTTGTTCAGGACACTGGGGAGGGATGTACTGTACACCTTGGTACAATTTGTTCCAGAAAAGAAATTTGATTGAGAGTTCCTACTTGTGGAGCCTGGCAATAATACAGATGTATGAATGTGGATTTGGGGAGTCTATATGGATTGAAATTCGGAAGTAACACTGAAGATATATAGTGTTCATTGGGCGAGGTATCAAAGCACACCACTTTCCATTGGAATGAAGGACTTGTCTTACGAGCAAATTTGGCCAATGCATTTTGAAGTTCAGGTTATGTAGGGCACCATTTCC
Proteins encoded in this region:
- the LOC140729511 gene encoding uncharacterized protein isoform X3; this translates as MARRASKNWGDQEIKGLLSIWKDRSIQDQLAGTVRNKDVFVRISNNLKELGVNRDWKQCRAKVKNLKYEYRIMVNQRKSGRMCKSMRFYNEIDAVLGCRNPQTEGVQGRTFLNVVIKEEEEGKLQNALPPVSSASENITACCAQPVTTISRDEEEDEVLPQPQSGAEGVTDCSVPKKRMKVKRGTMFQRHIGTIINTFMDYQRKAEERFYKWEEERRREEREHELRIIQLLLDHSRSSMIQTPQTPDYLRSLHSQNTHIFTPSPSNN